In Phycisphaerales bacterium, the sequence CGATGCGAGGCGGGCAGGAGGCGGAGTTCGCGCACGCGCCGGCGGGGGCTTCGATCGGGAGCCTCGCGGACGAGCCTCGTGCTGCGGCAGCGGTTGGAATGGGTGTGGGATCGGCCGTGGAATCACCGGCGAAGGTGGCGCCGAAGGTCCGCCTGAAGAACTGGTGGACGGGCGCGTCAGAGATGGTTGTGGGCGAGGCTCCCGCCGGGCCGCGTCGTGGGAATGCCGCGGCGACGGTGGTGCCGCCTCCGATTCCCGCGGGCGCGCCTTCGCCTTTACCCTTTACACCCCCACCACCGCCTGTTCCTGGCCCTGGTGATCGCTACGGTCGACGGATCACGCCGGTGGGCGAGCGAGCGCCCGCGAGCGAGCAACTCCGCCGCGCAAGGGAGCGCGCCGAGGCAGCCCAGGCGCGTATCGCGGGACGTCGGGTCTCCATGGGTCATACCGCGGGACGCGGATCGAGCACGGTCGGCGTGGCGGCTGGAGTCGGTGTGGGGTTGGGCGTCATCGGACTGCTGGGAACAGGCGTGTACTCGCTTCTTGCGTCGTATGAAGGAGGCACACGCCTCATTCCACACGCGACGGCCACGCGCGAGATCATCCCCACACCAGCGGCGATTGCCGGTTCCGCCGGGCGGGCGTTGGTGGTGAGCGACGTGATGCCCCCGCTCGCGCCGAAGGTCGAGGCTCGGATCGTCGCCGCCGAGACGGGGCTCCTCGACGCGGGGTTCGAACTCGTGGGCAACACGATCGTGCCGGGACGCGGGCCTTCATCGATCGACGAGAAGGCGACGCTCGAACTCCTCGCCCAGGCACGCACGCAGCGTGGAACGACAGCACTCGATGATGATTCGCTGGCGAACCAGTTCGCCGAGTGGCTCGAGTCGCACCCGGATATTCGCCTCGTCGTCTGGGTCCAGCATGACACGGAGAAGCCCGAGGCGATGCAGTTCCACGTCTATTCCGCTTCGGGCGTGGAGGCACAGACGGCGTCGGCGCTCGCCCACGACGCGATCGTGCACGCGACCCGGGAGGCCGGGCGATAACTCGTCACGGCTGAGGGCACGAATGCAGCCTCGAAAAACGGCCCTCGAATCGCGACGAACTCCGATGTCGGGCGCATCCGTACGATAGAGAGACGCATGGACCGGCGCGTGATGCAACTCGTGCCCGAGACATGGCGTGTGGCGATGGCCGCACGCCGACGGTTGTTCTTTGCTGATTTGCTACGACGATCCGCCCCGCTCCTCGCGGGCGCGGCGGGCGCGGCGGTGCTGGCGGCCGTGGCGTCGAAGGTGTGGCCCGGTCTTCTCCCCGACGACGAACGAGGACTCGTCTGGCTGGGCGGGCTTACTGGTGGGCTGGTGGGCCTCGCGTTGGGCATGGCGTGGCATCAATCGGCACGACGATGGCGTTCGACGAAGGCGATCTCGATGGCGGCAGCACGGGTCGACGGCGCGCTGGGGCTCCGTGACACGCTGAGCGCCGCCCTGGACGTCGCCTCGCGAGGCTCGACCCAGAAGGGTTCAACGAATCTCTCATCGTTCGAGGCGCTTGCCGTGGAGCGTGCCGAGTCGATGGCCCCGCGTGTCTCGGCCAAGGTAGCGACGCCGGTGCGATGCCCGGGGCTGTTGGCGCTCGGGCCGGTGCTCCTCTCGTTGGCCGCGGGCGTGTGGTTGTGGGCGCCGGCTCGTGCGCTGGCGATCGACCCGATGGTCGCGGCGAAGGAGCAGGCCAAGGCCGAGACGTCCCGGGCCGCAACGCAGATCACGCAGTCCGCAGCGTCCCTCGCCGATTCGGTCGCGACGCCTGAGGCAAAGCAGATCGTCGAGCGCGAGTCGCAGCGCGCGGCCGAGATCGAGCGCGAACTCCGCGAGGGAACGCACGACGCGACCGAGGCACGATCCCAGGCGGCGCGATCGCTGACCCAGGCTGCGGACTCGCTCGAGCAGCGTGCGACCGAGCAAGCCAAAGCCGCCGACGAGGTCGCGGCACGCCTCGCGGAAGCGGCGCAGGATTCGTCCACGGACGCGGACCGCTCGGCGTTGAGCGAGGCCCTCTCCCGGGGCGATCTGGAGCACGCGGCAGAGATTCTGGATCGAGTGCGTGACGGCGTCGATCGGATGAGCCCCGCTGAGCGGGAGCAACTATCTCGGGATCTCGAGTCGCTCTCCGAGCGATTGCGAGACCATACGACCGATGAATCACCCGGCGACACCACGGGAAACACCCCAGTTCGACATGAGACCACGCCAACGGAGTCACCAGAGCCAGGATCGAAAGACGCGGCCGAGCGCGACCAGCCCAACGCCCAAGGAGCACCGAACGAGACGAGATCGCCCAATAAATCCGAGACACCGAACGCCAAGCGTGACCGTGAGGCGATCGCGGACGCGGCGGAGCGTGCGGCCGAGTCCCTGAGGCGTGATACCACGACGACGCCGCGGACTGAAGAACCAAATGAGAACCCCGCGGCCGGTGAGACGAGTTCGAGCGAGAAGCCCCGAGCGAGCGAGAACTCAACACCGACGGAATCCCCCAAGCCCGGCACGAGCACGGACGCCGCACAGAAACGCGAGCCATCGGATCAATCGAAGGATGATGGTTCGAAAGGTGAGAGCGTCGCACCAAAGAATCGCGAGACCCCATCGAACGGACAGCGCCCATTGGATCAGAAGACGACGGGCCAGAAATCCAACGACACCAACGCTGAGGGTGGGCAGACCCAACGCACAAACTCCGACAACCCGAACGCCAACGGGACGATGGCTGATGGCGCAAAGTCTGACGGCACGAGTTCCCAAAGCACGAATTCTGACGACGCGAGGACCGATGGAGAGAAGCCGGAGAACTCCAACCCCAGCGAGGCGAATGCCACGTCATCGAAGGGCGATTCGGACCACGCCAAGCAGGGTGAGACCGGAACCTCCGAGAAGCCATCATCGAGTGGAACCGCGACGCCTCGCGAGCCGGGGACTGGGAAGAACTCGGAGTCGGGGAAGAACGACGCCACATCCACGCCGGACACGAATCGAGATTCAAAGTCCACGCCTCCGGAAATAGACAAGAACTCACAATCCGGCGAGAACGGTTCGACTCGGGACAAACCAACCGAAAACGGTTCCACTCCGAAGACCCAGCCAGGCAACAACTCGAAGACCGACTCGAACAACCCCGGCACTGAGAAACCCACGGGTTCGCAAACGGATCGGCAATCGTCCCCAGGGCAGACTCAACCGGGAACCAAACCCGGCGCCACGCCTGAAAAAGAACCGACCAACAAAGCCGGAGACAAGCCGAACGAACCATCTGGAGAACGGCCGACAGCCAAACCCGGGGCCTCGCCTGATGCGCCATCTGGAGAGAGTCCAACTTCGCCGCAGCCTGGCGATTCGAAGGACGCTCCAACAGAGACGGGCTCATCATCATCGAACAAGCGAGACACGAACGCAACGGGCAAGGACTCACCCTCGGACACGCCGGGGTCGGATCGCAAGCCAGGGGAAAGCCCGCGTGCATCAGACGATTCCTCGGCCACGCCCGGCGGGTCGCCAAGTGAGTCGTCCGAGCCGCGTGCACCAACGTCGCTCGAGGAGTTGAGCGAGTCGCTTCGGCGCGTGGCGCGGCGATCGTCGGATCAGACCATGGCCCGCGAGGACGCCGAGAAGATGCGAGAGGCGGCGAGAGAACTCCTCCGCGACGCGACCCCCGAGCAGCGCAAGCAGATGGAGGACCTCGCGCGACAGATCGCGAAATCACAGGGCAAAGAAGCCCAGGACCCCGCGTCAATTCCATCAGATGATGGCTCGAATCCATCCGCACAGGACAACTCGGCCAGCACTGGAAACTCGAACGCGTCGCGCAACTCGCGTGACGCCCGGGGCACAAGTCCACTCCCTTCGCCAACCCAAAAGCCAGGCAATGGCAACGCCCCGATCCGCATGACGGCGAACAACGATCGCCCCGGCGAGGCGACGCAGGATGTGGACGCCCGTCGCCCAGGCGATGGCGCAGGCAACGAACGCGTGCTGGCCGAGTGGTTCGACAAGAACCCGAAGAACTCCGGCAATGCGCCGGGTGGCGCGCCCCCGGTCGCACAGATGAAGCGAGCCGCGGAGGGCGCGGAGAAATCCATCGAGTCCAAATCCGTCCCGCCGAGGTACGCCGACCTGGTTCGACGCGTCTTCCAGAGGTACGTCGAACGCGGTCAGTCTGGTACGGGCGACTCAAGCGGCGGCACCCGGCCTGACGGATCCTCCGAGGGTGCGCCCAAGGGCGGCGCGAGCACGCCGTGACGCTTCGACTCGAGCAACCCGCGTGGCTGTGGATTCTCGCGCTGGCGATCCCGATGATCGCCGCCGGAGCGTGGTGGTTCGCGACGCTCACACCGGTGCGGCGTGTGCTGAGCGTGATCCTGCGAACGATCCTCGTCACGGTGCTCGCGCTCGCGATGGCGGGGTTGTCATCGTCGCGCGAGGCCGATCGCTTCGCCGCGATTGCCGTGGTCGATGTTTCGGATTCGGTCCGCGCGTTCGATTCCAGCGGCGACAGCGCGAACGCCGACACCTCGGTCGAAACCGTCAACGCGATCGAGCGGGCGAGACGATTCCTGCGTGAGGCCTCGACCGGACGCAAGGCCGATGACCTGCTGGGCGTGGTCGTTTTCGACGGCTCGGCGATCGCGGCGTCGGCGCCGACACGGGGCGACGCGCTCGATCGCTCTCTCGACATTCGGCTGCATGAGGGCACGGACATCGAGGGCGCGCTCAGGCTCGCCGCGAGCCTGGTGCCGCGCGATGCCGTTGGTCGTTTAATCCTCATCACCGACGGAAACCAAACGGCCGGAGACGCGGTCCGCGCGGCGGACGCCATCGCCTCGAACTCCACAGCACAGTTTCCGATCGATGTCATCCCCGTGCGATACTCGATCGCGCACGAGGTCCGTGTGGTCTCGCTCGACGTCCCCAGCGCCTCGCCCGCGGACACCATCGTGACCGCGCGCGTCGTCCTCGAGAGCGCGGCACCGGTGACGGGAGTCTTACGGCTGACAGACAACTCCCAACCGCTCGTGCTCGGAAACGATGCCGAGGGCAACCCAGCGACCGCACGACGCCTGCGGCTTTCGGCGGGGCGACACGTCGAGACGATCGAGATTCGTCTGCCAGCGGATCGCGTGCATCGGATGCGTGCCGAGTTCACGCCGGAGCCTGATCCTTCAGGCGCTCCGGTAGACACGCTCGCCGAGAACAACGCGGCAGAAGCCGTGACGACAACGCCCGGCGTCTCGTCCGTGCTCATCGTGGATGGATCGCGTGCCGGTTCCGGCGGTGGCCCGCTCGCGCAAGTGCTCGAACGCCGCGGCCTGCGCGTCACCAGCGTCACGCCCGAGTCCATGCCGACGGATCTGCTCACGCTCCAGGGCTACGACCTCGTCATCCTCGACAACTGCCCCGCCGACGACTTCGACCAAGCCGCCCAGCGAAACCTGAGCACCTTCGTGCGCGAACTCGGCGGCGGACTCATCATGACCGGCGGGAAACAGGCCTTCATCAGCGGCGGCTGGCGCGGCAGCCTCCTCGAGCCGATCCTGCCCGTGCGTCTCGATTCGCCCAACAAGATCCTCGAGCCGATGGTCGCGACGGTCCTCGTCACCGATTCCTCGGGCTCGATGGCGTGGCCCGTCTTCGGGAGCAACAAGAGCAAACAGCAACTCGCCAACGAGGCGGCAGCACTCGCGATCCGCAGCATCGACCCCCTCGACATGGTCGGCCTCATCGCCTTCAACAACCAGCCCGAGGTCGTCATCCCGCTCGCCCCCAACGCCGATCCAGCAGCGAACTCGGACAAGGCGATGCGTGTGCACCCCGATGGTGGCACGAACATCCCGCCCGCGCTCGATCTCGCGGCGTCACAACTGGGCACGACCAAGGCCGCCGTGAAACACATCATCGTGCTCACCGATGGCCGATCTCAGGGACGCGACTTTCTCCCCGAGCAGTGCGCGCGTCTGAGCAAGAAGGGCATCCGCGTCTCGACGATCGCCGTGGGCGCCGACGCCGACACCGAAATGATGGAGCAGATGGCCTCTCGCGGCGGCGGGGAATACTTCTTCGTCTCCAGCGCGTCCGCCCTCCCGCGGATCTTCCTCAAGGCGATCCGAGTCGCCCGGGCGCCCGCCTATCGCGAGGAGGTCTTCCAACCGCTGCTCATGCCCACGGGCGCGCCCGCAACCGTCGGGCTGTCGGCCCTCCCGCCGCTGAACGGGCTATGCCTCACCGAGTTTCGCAGGGACGCGACCGTCTCGAACGACATCGTCTCCGAGCAGGGCGAACCCTTGCTCAGCACCTGGGCCGTCGAACTGGGGCGCGTGGCGGCATTCACATCAGACACCGGCACGCCGAGCGGCGATTCGAGTCACGCCTGGGCCGATACATGGCTGGACTGGCCCGGATACGAGACGATGTGGTCCCAACTCGCGCGGGCGATCGCGCGACCGGCGACCAGCGTCTCGTTCACACCCACCACAACCAACGAGGGCGGTCGCACCCGGATCCGCCTTGAATCGATCGATGATTCCTTGCTCGCGCCCGACGCCGGCCCGCTCACCATGAAGGGCTCGGTATACGCGGGCAACTCAACGATGGCGGATCTTTCGTTCACGCCTGTGGGGCCAGGAGTCTTCGAGGCCACGATTCCAACGCCAAACTCCAGCGATGGACCGGCGATCATCATCGCAAGGCCGACGCGCATGCCCAACGCGAACTCGAGCAACACAGACCGCGCCTCAGCGTTATCGCCGGTCATCGTGGGCGTCTCGCCCCCGGCCTCCGCAGAGTTGGCGTCGCTCACCTCGAACAACACACTCCTGGAGCAGATCGCGAATCGCTCGGGCGGACGCGTTCTCGACCTCAACGACCCCGCAGCACGACTCTTTGTCCGAGCCGGAGTGCCGCCGCGCTTCGCGGTTACGCCGCTCACCATGCCGCTGCTCGCGTGGGCGATCGTGCTGCTGATGCTGGACATCGCCAACCGCCGCGTCGCCTGGGATCGGCTCTTCTCGACGGACGAGATCAGGGAGACCCAGCGAGCACTCGAAGAGAAATCACGCAAGGCGGCGGCGGGCGTCGGCGCCGCGCTCGGCAGCG encodes:
- a CDS encoding VWA domain-containing protein: MTLRLEQPAWLWILALAIPMIAAGAWWFATLTPVRRVLSVILRTILVTVLALAMAGLSSSREADRFAAIAVVDVSDSVRAFDSSGDSANADTSVETVNAIERARRFLREASTGRKADDLLGVVVFDGSAIAASAPTRGDALDRSLDIRLHEGTDIEGALRLAASLVPRDAVGRLILITDGNQTAGDAVRAADAIASNSTAQFPIDVIPVRYSIAHEVRVVSLDVPSASPADTIVTARVVLESAAPVTGVLRLTDNSQPLVLGNDAEGNPATARRLRLSAGRHVETIEIRLPADRVHRMRAEFTPEPDPSGAPVDTLAENNAAEAVTTTPGVSSVLIVDGSRAGSGGGPLAQVLERRGLRVTSVTPESMPTDLLTLQGYDLVILDNCPADDFDQAAQRNLSTFVRELGGGLIMTGGKQAFISGGWRGSLLEPILPVRLDSPNKILEPMVATVLVTDSSGSMAWPVFGSNKSKQQLANEAAALAIRSIDPLDMVGLIAFNNQPEVVIPLAPNADPAANSDKAMRVHPDGGTNIPPALDLAASQLGTTKAAVKHIIVLTDGRSQGRDFLPEQCARLSKKGIRVSTIAVGADADTEMMEQMASRGGGEYFFVSSASALPRIFLKAIRVARAPAYREEVFQPLLMPTGAPATVGLSALPPLNGLCLTEFRRDATVSNDIVSEQGEPLLSTWAVELGRVAAFTSDTGTPSGDSSHAWADTWLDWPGYETMWSQLARAIARPATSVSFTPTTTNEGGRTRIRLESIDDSLLAPDAGPLTMKGSVYAGNSTMADLSFTPVGPGVFEATIPTPNSSDGPAIIIARPTRMPNANSSNTDRASALSPVIVGVSPPASAELASLTSNNTLLEQIANRSGGRVLDLNDPAARLFVRAGVPPRFAVTPLTMPLLAWAIVLLMLDIANRRVAWDRLFSTDEIRETQRALEEKSRKAAAGVGAALGSVRGTRTDAHDPLVSTSLTLSEEDARRLRDQARENRRAARMAQQSQSTPNATPPIETATRTSTTTPVESSPSPMDSTQEKREESSDLLAAKRRASKRFEEN